From the genome of Pseudomonas hamedanensis:
ACGCCCTGGTGGTCAGCCCGAACCCGTTCTATCAGATTTACGAAGGCGCCGCGTTCCTCGCCGGGGCCAAGCCGCACTACCTGCCGTGCCTGGATGAAAACGGCTTCAACCCGGATTTCGATGCGGTGTCGCCGGACATCTGGCAGCGCTGCCAGATCCTGTTCCTGTGCTCGCCGGGCAACCCGACCGGCGCATTGATTCCGGTCGATGTGCTGAAAAAGTTGATCGCCCTGGCCGACCAGTACGATTTTGTGATTGCCGCGGACGAATGCTACAGCGAGCTGTACTTCGACGAGCAGACGCCGCCGCCGGGCCTGCTCAGCGCTTGTGTGGAACTGGGTCGTCAGGACTTCAAGCGTTGCGTGGTGTTCCACAGCCTGTCCAAGCGCTCCAACCTGCCGGGCCTGCGTTCCGGTTTCGTCGCCGGCGACGCCGAGATCCTCAAGGGTTTTCTGCTGTATCGCACCTATCACGGCTGCGCAATGCCGGTGCAAACCCAACTGGCCAGCGTTGCCGCCTGGAACGACGAAGTCCACGTGCGCGCCAACCGCGCGCTGTATCGCGAGAAGTTCGATGCGGTGCTGGCGATTCTTGGCCCGGTGCTGGATGTGCAGCGCCCGGACGGCAGCTTCTACCTGTGGCCGAGCGTGAACGGCGATGACGCGCAGTTCTGCCGCGATCTGTTCGAGCAGGAGCATGTGACCGTGGTGCCGGGCTCGTACCTTTCGCGCAAGGTCGATGGCGTCAATCCGGGGGCCGGCCGCGTGCGCATGGCACTGGTTGCGCCGCTGGCCGAGTGTGTCGAAGCGGCTGAGCGTATTCGCGATTTCATCCAGCGTCGCCGCTGAGGCCTGAGCGCCTGTGTCGGGCAATCCGGCACAGGCGCTGCAAATATCGCGTAACAGTTCGCCCGATCTTATTTCCCGTCCCTG
Proteins encoded in this window:
- the dapC gene encoding succinyldiaminopimelate transaminase, coding for MNNALNQLQPYPFEKLRALLGTVTPNPDKRPIALSIGEPKHRSPSFVAEALANNLEQMAVYPTTLGIPALREAIAGWCERRFGVPSGWVDPARNVLPVNGTREALFAFTQTVVNRGDDALVVSPNPFYQIYEGAAFLAGAKPHYLPCLDENGFNPDFDAVSPDIWQRCQILFLCSPGNPTGALIPVDVLKKLIALADQYDFVIAADECYSELYFDEQTPPPGLLSACVELGRQDFKRCVVFHSLSKRSNLPGLRSGFVAGDAEILKGFLLYRTYHGCAMPVQTQLASVAAWNDEVHVRANRALYREKFDAVLAILGPVLDVQRPDGSFYLWPSVNGDDAQFCRDLFEQEHVTVVPGSYLSRKVDGVNPGAGRVRMALVAPLAECVEAAERIRDFIQRRR